Proteins encoded together in one Verrucomicrobiia bacterium window:
- a CDS encoding pitrilysin family protein, translating to MRSNFRRGLAVALTFIAGISMTHAQTPQSPPVHKVVFDNGLTLLVREDHSAPVVSAQAWVRAGSITEGPWMGAGLSHVLEHMLFKGTATRGVSQIAQEIERKGGYMNAYTSFEQTVFYINIPSENWQTAVDILADCMQHASIPEAELLKEKRVILREMAMNNDDPPRRANRTLWATAFTTHPYRFPVIGYPDIYNRLTRDDVVAYYKEHYVPNNIVFVVVGDVDAAKVEQELRDQTKDANMGAVAPAFVPPEPPQLSLRERHEEMPTQLSQIHLAWHIPAVSHPDVYPLDVLSIVLGEGNSSRLYRELRQKRGLVHGIGAGSYTPGYPGIFVIEASTDPDKREAAIAAIREQVKRLAEQPVTEEELHKAIKISTSNYLGRLKTMQGQASDIAQNEFLVGDPNFSDVYLENLRKVTRDDLRRVIQTYFADNNLTITSLNPPGTLPTATTTTTARAEIAIKKFDFPNGIRLLVREDPKLPLVDVHAIFKGGVIAETADDNGLTKLTARMLLKGTKMRTAEQIAETMESVGGGISHFSGNNSFGVAAQSLSEDFDRTLDLVADVLQNPTFPEDMLTRERAVQLSEFKAEQDQILRKGQQALREAMFSQHPYRLNQLGLSNVVAKLTRNDLADFQRQFVVPNNLVLTVFGNVNAEDVRKKVEAKFGAMKSTKLEFPRTSPEAIAADVRKAVNVPKEQAVLLIGYSGADLFSKDRFTLEVLSEAYSGLASKLFHRLRDELGLCYYVGASQLLGLDPGYFAFYVGTTPQNVGTCEKEIFGELEKLEANGLTDEELTRAKSGIIGQRRIHMQDNSELSLMVGADELCGLGYDFFKTMDEKYQAVTADDVKRVANQYFAKKAHAVIVVTPAEGKK from the coding sequence ATGCGATCCAACTTCCGCCGCGGCCTTGCGGTCGCGCTCACCTTCATCGCAGGAATTTCCATGACCCACGCGCAAACGCCCCAATCCCCGCCGGTCCACAAGGTCGTCTTCGATAATGGCCTGACCCTTCTCGTTCGCGAGGACCACAGCGCGCCCGTGGTGAGCGCGCAGGCCTGGGTGCGCGCCGGCAGTATCACCGAAGGTCCCTGGATGGGCGCCGGCCTTTCGCATGTCCTGGAACACATGCTTTTCAAGGGCACAGCCACGCGCGGCGTATCGCAGATTGCCCAGGAGATCGAGCGCAAGGGCGGTTACATGAACGCCTACACCTCTTTCGAGCAGACCGTTTTCTACATCAATATTCCCTCGGAGAACTGGCAGACCGCTGTGGACATCCTCGCCGACTGCATGCAGCACGCTTCCATACCCGAGGCCGAATTGCTGAAGGAAAAACGCGTCATACTTCGCGAGATGGCGATGAATAATGACGACCCCCCGCGGCGCGCCAACCGGACGCTCTGGGCGACGGCGTTCACGACCCACCCGTACCGTTTCCCTGTCATCGGCTATCCCGACATTTACAATCGCCTCACCCGCGACGACGTGGTTGCGTACTACAAGGAACACTACGTACCCAACAATATCGTGTTTGTCGTCGTCGGCGACGTGGATGCGGCAAAGGTCGAGCAAGAGTTGCGCGACCAAACGAAGGACGCCAACATGGGCGCGGTCGCCCCGGCGTTCGTCCCGCCCGAGCCTCCACAGCTCAGCTTGCGCGAGCGCCACGAAGAAATGCCGACGCAACTTTCGCAGATCCATCTGGCCTGGCACATTCCCGCAGTCTCGCACCCCGACGTCTACCCGCTCGACGTGCTGTCCATTGTTCTTGGGGAGGGCAACAGCTCGCGCTTGTACCGCGAACTTCGTCAAAAGCGCGGTTTGGTGCATGGAATTGGCGCCGGGAGCTACACGCCCGGCTATCCGGGAATTTTCGTCATTGAAGCCAGCACCGATCCCGACAAGCGGGAAGCGGCAATTGCAGCCATTCGCGAGCAGGTGAAGCGTCTCGCCGAACAGCCCGTTACCGAGGAGGAATTGCACAAGGCGATCAAGATCAGCACGAGCAATTACCTCGGTCGGCTCAAGACGATGCAAGGCCAGGCCTCGGACATCGCGCAAAATGAATTCCTCGTCGGTGACCCGAACTTTTCGGATGTGTACCTGGAGAACCTGCGCAAGGTTACTCGTGACGATTTGCGGCGCGTGATCCAGACATACTTCGCGGACAATAATCTCACGATCACCTCGCTCAATCCGCCCGGCACGCTCCCCACGGCGACGACAACGACGACCGCCAGGGCCGAGATCGCGATCAAGAAGTTCGACTTTCCGAACGGGATTCGTTTGCTCGTGCGCGAAGATCCGAAACTGCCTCTCGTGGATGTCCACGCCATTTTCAAGGGCGGCGTCATCGCGGAGACTGCCGATGACAATGGTTTGACGAAGCTGACCGCACGCATGCTGCTGAAAGGGACGAAGATGCGCACCGCAGAGCAGATTGCGGAGACGATGGAGTCTGTCGGCGGCGGTATCAGCCATTTTTCGGGTAACAATAGTTTCGGCGTTGCGGCACAGTCATTGAGCGAGGATTTCGACCGCACTCTGGATCTGGTTGCCGATGTCCTCCAGAACCCGACGTTCCCTGAGGACATGCTGACGCGCGAGCGCGCGGTGCAACTCTCAGAGTTCAAGGCCGAGCAGGACCAGATTCTGCGCAAGGGACAACAGGCTCTGCGCGAGGCGATGTTTAGCCAACATCCCTATCGTCTGAACCAACTGGGCCTCTCCAACGTGGTCGCGAAGCTCACCCGCAACGATCTCGCCGATTTTCAACGCCAGTTCGTCGTGCCAAATAACCTCGTGCTCACCGTGTTTGGCAATGTGAATGCTGAAGATGTGCGTAAAAAGGTCGAGGCAAAGTTTGGCGCCATGAAGTCGACGAAACTGGAATTCCCGCGGACGAGCCCGGAGGCGATTGCTGCTGACGTGCGCAAGGCGGTGAACGTTCCCAAGGAACAGGCCGTGCTGCTCATCGGCTACAGCGGCGCGGATTTGTTCAGCAAGGATCGTTTTACCCTGGAAGTGCTCAGCGAAGCCTACTCGGGCCTGGCGTCCAAACTCTTCCATCGTCTCCGCGATGAATTGGGCCTGTGCTACTACGTGGGGGCGTCCCAACTATTGGGACTCGACCCTGGTTATTTTGCCTTCTATGTTGGGACGACGCCGCAGAATGTCGGCACATGCGAAAAAGAGATCTTTGGCGAACTGGAGAAGCTCGAAGCGAACGGGTTGACTGATGAAGAGTTGACCCGTGCAAAAAGCGGCATCATCGGACAGCGCCGCATCCATATGCAGGACAATTCGGAGTTGAGCCTGATGGTGGGCGCCGATGAGTTGTGCGGGCTTGGGTATGATTTCTTCAAGACGATGGATGAAAAATATCAGGCGGTGACTGCGGATGATGTCAAGCGCGTGGCGAACCAGTACTTTGCCAAAAAGGCGCATGCTGTCATCGTGGTGACGCCGGCGGAGGGAAAGAAATAA
- a CDS encoding DUF1844 domain-containing protein — protein MAEVQRDTQGSTENTLRFLDMVGLFGTQAMIALGKLANPATGKAEKNLPAARLFIDTLEMLESKTKGNLNSDETKVLHATLTDLRLMFVEESKSPPTPETPSEPAKPAESAADDPKVKFRKTYD, from the coding sequence ATGGCTGAGGTTCAACGAGACACGCAGGGTTCAACCGAAAACACGCTCCGTTTCCTCGACATGGTCGGCCTGTTCGGCACACAGGCGATGATCGCGCTCGGCAAACTCGCCAACCCCGCCACGGGAAAGGCCGAAAAGAACCTGCCCGCCGCGCGACTTTTCATCGACACGCTTGAGATGCTCGAGAGCAAAACGAAGGGCAACCTCAACTCCGACGAAACGAAAGTACTCCACGCCACGCTCACCGACTTGCGACTGATGTTCGTCGAAGAATCCAAGTCACCCCCGACACCTGAGACGCCTTCCGAGCCGGCAAAGCCGGCGGAAAGCGCAGCCGACGATCCGAAGGTCAAGTTTCGCAAGACCTATGACTAG